TCCCGCCGCTCAAGGATCGTGACCAAGTGACCGCGCGCGAAGAGGACAAGATCACCGCATATTTCGCTGGGGGCTTCCGCTACGCAACGCCCGATCGGCAGGAGCCGCTGCTATGAGTGAGAAAATGCCGATTGTGCCGCATGGCCTCCCGGGGCCGCTACCTGCAGGGGAGACCATACTTTGGCAGGGTGCACCTTCGTGGAAGCTATTGGCGAGGCGCGTTTATCACCTCCCGATGATTGGTCTCTATTTCATTGCGTTGCTCGTCTGGCGTGAGGCGATAGCGCTTTCCGGCGGCGGCACCTTGGTGGACGCGCTCAAGGCTGGCGGTGCGGCGCTCGGTCTCGCGATGGTAACGCTCGGGCTGCTTCTCGCCTTGGCACGGCTTGTCGCGCGGAGTACGGTTTACACGATCACGTCGCAAAGGCTCGTCATTCACTGCGGTATCGCCCTTTCGGTGACGCTAAATTTGCCCTACCGCTTGATCGACGCCGCTGAGCTCCGTGATCATCGCGATGGCAGCGGCGACATTTCGCTGACCCTACGCAAGGGAGAGCGCATCAGCTATCTGATGTTCTGGCCGCACGTCCGGCCATGGCACCTCAATCGGGTCCGCCCCGCTCTGCGACAGATCGAAAATGCCTCGCAGGTCGCGCAGTGTCTCGCGCGC
This portion of the Acidibrevibacterium fodinaquatile genome encodes:
- the puhB gene encoding photosynthetic complex putative assembly protein PuhB, with the translated sequence MPIVPHGLPGPLPAGETILWQGAPSWKLLARRVYHLPMIGLYFIALLVWREAIALSGGGTLVDALKAGGAALGLAMVTLGLLLALARLVARSTVYTITSQRLVIHCGIALSVTLNLPYRLIDAAELRDHRDGSGDISLTLRKGERISYLMFWPHVRPWHLNRVRPALRQIENASQVAQCLARALAADAAQPAPTVPQSVRAADSVSAAVAPA